A part of Pectobacterium cacticida genomic DNA contains:
- the yacL gene encoding protein YacL, translating to MDYEFLRDVTGRIIVRMSMGHEAVGHWFNEEVKGQLSVLDDVEEAARALVGSERQWQHVGHEYTLSLDEDAVMVQANSLSFITDELEDGMSYYDEESLSFCGLDDFLALIAKYREFVQHGAI from the coding sequence ATGGACTATGAATTTTTACGGGATGTAACGGGCCGGATCATCGTCCGTATGTCGATGGGGCATGAGGCGGTCGGACACTGGTTCAATGAAGAAGTGAAGGGCCAACTGTCAGTGCTGGATGATGTTGAAGAGGCGGCGCGAGCCCTCGTCGGTAGCGAACGGCAATGGCAGCACGTCGGCCATGAATATACGCTGTCGCTTGATGAAGACGCGGTGATGGTGCAGGCTAATTCACTCTCTTTCATTACGGATGAACTTGAGGATGGCATGAGCTACTACGATGAGGAGAGCCTATCTTTCTGTGGGCTAGACGACTTTCTGGCGCTGATAGCAAAGTACCGAGAGTTTGTTCAGCATGGGGCGATTTGA
- a CDS encoding LysR family transcriptional regulator, which produces MNFHGIDLNLLVAFDALMSERNVTRAAILVGVSQPAMSAALSRLRKLFGDPLFLRSADGLLPTARARDLSEPIAEALRQIEFTLVKKTEFVPENASLSFKLGLSDYPAFVLLPALLQALGLKAPGVTLNVQAFNDRDHAVDLLDSGAIDAAIGVPPTHADSRILTRPILQDEFVTILASDHPEALRGMSIENYLALPHVLVSPEGELYGIVDQVLAQQGKKRKLGLTLPQMFAVPTIVAQTRMTATVMKRVAHHSLVGNQLALFPPPVTLPEVVFDLIWHRRSDANPAQRWFREFIAERAATQ; this is translated from the coding sequence ATGAATTTTCATGGTATCGATCTCAATTTGTTAGTGGCCTTCGACGCGTTAATGAGCGAGCGGAACGTAACGCGCGCCGCCATCCTGGTTGGCGTCAGTCAGCCTGCGATGAGTGCGGCACTTTCGCGGTTACGTAAGCTCTTCGGCGATCCGTTATTCTTGCGCAGCGCAGATGGCCTGTTGCCCACGGCACGAGCAAGGGATCTGTCTGAACCGATTGCTGAAGCCTTGCGGCAGATCGAATTCACCCTTGTGAAAAAAACCGAGTTCGTGCCTGAGAATGCATCGTTGTCGTTCAAGCTGGGCCTGTCTGACTATCCGGCTTTCGTCTTGCTACCTGCCTTGCTGCAGGCGCTAGGGCTAAAGGCGCCAGGCGTAACATTGAATGTGCAAGCTTTCAATGACCGAGACCATGCGGTTGATCTGTTGGATTCCGGTGCTATCGATGCGGCCATCGGTGTCCCTCCCACGCATGCCGACAGCCGAATATTGACGCGTCCTATACTTCAAGACGAATTCGTTACGATCCTCGCTAGCGACCATCCGGAAGCCTTGCGCGGAATGAGCATAGAGAACTATCTGGCGTTGCCGCACGTCCTCGTTTCTCCCGAAGGCGAGCTGTACGGCATCGTGGATCAGGTGTTGGCGCAACAGGGCAAGAAACGCAAGTTAGGGCTGACTTTGCCGCAGATGTTTGCGGTGCCGACCATCGTGGCGCAAACGAGAATGACCGCTACAGTCATGAAGCGAGTCGCCCATCACTCACTGGTCGGCAACCAGTTGGCGCTCTTTCCTCCCCCGGTAACATTGCCCGAAGTGGTATTCGACCTGATTTGGCATCGGCGCAGTGACGCCAATCCTGCCCAACGTTGGTTCAGAGAATTTATCGCAGAACGTGCTGCAACGCAGTGA
- a CDS encoding ester cyclase, whose translation MSTSNTSLSERLRTERQAVETFYRAFTDKNPDLVDEVLAPNWDDIPLAPGQEPGPAGIKPIIRGILQAFPDVIITLHDVVQEPGRIGVRAEISGTHQGELFGIAPTGKAVSFRLHEFHLLEDGRVTTTWHMEDWFGLFLQLGQFPPQA comes from the coding sequence ATGAGTACCTCCAACACATCTCTCTCCGAGCGCCTTCGCACTGAGCGCCAGGCTGTGGAAACCTTCTATCGGGCATTCACCGACAAGAATCCAGATCTCGTGGATGAGGTTCTTGCGCCGAATTGGGATGACATTCCTCTGGCACCAGGCCAGGAACCCGGCCCCGCTGGCATTAAACCCATCATCCGCGGCATCCTGCAGGCGTTCCCTGACGTTATCATCACGCTCCACGACGTGGTTCAGGAGCCTGGTCGAATCGGTGTGCGCGCGGAGATCAGCGGTACGCATCAGGGTGAACTCTTCGGCATCGCACCGACAGGGAAGGCGGTTAGCTTCCGGCTTCATGAGTTTCATTTGCTGGAGGATGGCCGTGTAACGACGACCTGGCACATGGAGGACTGGTTCGGTCTGTTCCTGCAACTTGGACAGTTCCCACCGCAAGCCTGA
- a CDS encoding winged helix-turn-helix transcriptional regulator — MKNLPFDEATVRRAQRIAELSPPDDIDPRVEALVNDLIGRVADKWTMLVLEVLVEKGELRFTQLARQVTGISQKMLTQTLRQMERDGMVTRKVHAVVPPRVDYSLTDLGLSLGAAFCGVWIWAEENLARVEAARQAFDHKSAKPSSGKA, encoded by the coding sequence ATGAAGAACCTACCGTTTGATGAGGCGACCGTGCGCCGTGCGCAGCGCATTGCGGAACTGTCGCCGCCGGATGATATCGATCCCAGGGTCGAAGCGCTGGTCAACGACTTGATTGGACGCGTCGCTGACAAATGGACGATGCTGGTGCTTGAGGTATTGGTCGAAAAAGGCGAGTTGCGCTTTACTCAACTGGCCCGGCAGGTCACCGGAATCAGTCAAAAAATGCTCACCCAGACGCTGCGGCAGATGGAACGCGACGGGATGGTCACGCGAAAAGTACACGCCGTGGTGCCGCCACGCGTCGACTACAGCCTAACCGATCTTGGACTAAGCCTCGGCGCAGCGTTCTGTGGCGTTTGGATCTGGGCGGAGGAGAATCTGGCGCGAGTGGAGGCGGCGCGGCAAGCGTTCGACCATAAATCAGCCAAACCCAGCTCAGGAAAGGCCTAA
- a CDS encoding SDR family oxidoreductase has translation MKLTNNTILITGGGSGIGEALAHRFHDLGNTVIIAGRRREALEQAIAGRPNMHAMTFDVEDADGIALFAEAVLAAHPQLNVLINNAGVMLSEPLDRQRDLTDAEMTITTNLLGPIRLTNALIDHLTRQNDATIVNVSSGLAFVPLIASPTYSATKAAIHSYTIALREALRGKVEVIELAPPGVQTQLTPGQESNSTFLPLNDFADEVMTLFACEPTPPEILVERVGFLRFAEAENRFDETLVTLNGLNRAVEASSGSVQ, from the coding sequence ATGAAACTCACCAATAATACCATTCTGATAACGGGCGGCGGCTCCGGCATTGGCGAGGCGCTTGCGCATCGCTTCCATGATCTCGGCAATACCGTCATCATCGCAGGGCGGAGACGCGAGGCGCTGGAGCAGGCCATCGCAGGGCGACCCAACATGCATGCCATGACATTCGACGTCGAAGACGCAGATGGCATCGCCCTATTCGCCGAAGCGGTGCTGGCCGCGCATCCACAACTTAACGTCCTCATCAATAACGCTGGCGTCATGTTATCTGAACCACTCGACCGGCAGCGAGATCTCACCGATGCTGAGATGACGATCACCACTAACCTGCTGGGCCCGATCCGACTGACGAATGCCCTGATTGATCATCTGACACGTCAGAACGATGCAACGATCGTCAATGTCAGTTCCGGCCTCGCCTTTGTCCCCCTCATTGCCAGCCCTACTTACAGCGCGACCAAGGCCGCAATCCATTCTTACACTATCGCGCTGCGCGAAGCACTTCGCGGTAAGGTGGAAGTGATTGAACTAGCGCCGCCAGGGGTGCAGACCCAGCTCACTCCGGGGCAAGAGAGTAATTCCACGTTCCTCCCCTTAAATGACTTTGCCGACGAGGTGATGACACTGTTTGCTTGCGAACCCACACCGCCTGAGATCTTGGTCGAGCGGGTCGGTTTTCTGCGGTTCGCAGAAGCCGAGAACCGGTTTGATGAAACGCTGGTCACATTAAACGGTCTGAACCGAGCCGTCGAAGCTTCTTCCGGCTCGGTGCAGTGA
- a CDS encoding LysR family transcriptional regulator: MTANLNDLTAFVAVATARGFREAGRVLGVSPTTLSETVRRLEARLGVRLFHRTTRSVSPTEAGAHLLERLAPLLAEMDAALASLNNLRDTPTGTLRLNVPVGVARLVLPTILPAFLACYPEIQVEVVAEDSVVDVLAAGADAGIRYGEKLEQDMIAVPIGPRMQRFAIAAAPSYLAQAGNLEHPRDLLLHRCLLGRFSNGSLFSPWEFERGDETIRIAPQGPLTVSISGAMDLAVDMAVAGVGIIGLFEEWLRPHIEAGRLVPVLPDWWVAFPGPFLYYSDRRLVPPPLRAFLDFIRSAEPR, from the coding sequence ATGACTGCAAACCTCAACGATTTAACGGCCTTTGTGGCGGTTGCGACGGCGCGGGGTTTCCGCGAAGCAGGGCGCGTGTTGGGCGTAAGCCCGACGACGCTCAGTGAAACCGTCCGCCGCCTGGAGGCGCGTCTGGGTGTGCGTCTGTTTCATCGCACGACCCGCAGCGTCTCTCCGACCGAAGCAGGCGCGCACCTCCTTGAGCGGCTGGCTCCCCTCTTGGCGGAAATGGATGCGGCGCTGGCGAGCCTTAATAATCTTCGAGACACGCCGACAGGTACACTCCGTCTGAACGTGCCAGTGGGTGTCGCGCGTCTGGTCTTGCCGACAATCCTACCTGCATTTTTGGCGTGCTATCCCGAGATCCAAGTAGAGGTGGTGGCTGAGGACAGCGTCGTCGATGTGCTTGCCGCCGGTGCCGATGCCGGGATCCGCTACGGCGAGAAGCTGGAGCAGGACATGATTGCCGTGCCGATCGGCCCTCGGATGCAGCGCTTCGCCATCGCCGCCGCGCCCTCCTACCTCGCGCAAGCGGGCAATCTAGAACATCCACGAGACCTGCTGTTGCACCGATGCCTGCTCGGTCGGTTCAGCAACGGTTCATTGTTCAGCCCCTGGGAGTTTGAGCGCGGAGACGAGACGATCCGGATCGCGCCGCAGGGGCCGCTGACGGTTAGCATCAGTGGTGCGATGGATCTGGCCGTTGATATGGCGGTTGCTGGTGTTGGGATTATCGGCCTGTTCGAGGAATGGCTGCGACCGCATATCGAAGCCGGTCGTCTTGTGCCTGTGCTTCCCGATTGGTGGGTCGCCTTCCCTGGCCCCTTTCTCTACTATTCTGACCGCCGTCTGGTGCCGCCGCCGCTGCGTGCCTTTCTCGACTTCATCAGGTCGGCCGAGCCGCGCTAG
- a CDS encoding alpha/beta hydrolase family protein: MTQTPEATTAHPTRAELIAGLVSSMANPVRSPILRSPADDGIAFSEIFFPAMDGVTLEGWFIPGDSDRLIIANHPIWANRYGYPGHLKPYSDTWEASGNNIEVNFMPDYKHLHEAGYNILAYDLRNFGQSAAGSGGVIGNGIREYRDVIGSLHYVRSRPDLQNMKIGLLSRCCGMNATMVAMARHREAFDNVRAIVAPQPISLSSFYRTILGHMGMPEALPDVADALRRTTSMELKDMDMPQYATAVDIPTLLLQVRNDTLTTPADVQAMYDAMPTEQKDLIWIDGTNRRFDGYNYLSGNPTPMLDWFGRFVV; this comes from the coding sequence ATGACCCAGACACCAGAAGCGACAACTGCACACCCCACCCGCGCCGAGCTCATCGCCGGCCTGGTTTCTTCCATGGCAAACCCGGTGCGCTCGCCCATTTTGCGCTCGCCGGCGGATGACGGCATCGCGTTCTCGGAGATCTTCTTTCCGGCGATGGACGGCGTGACGCTCGAAGGCTGGTTTATCCCAGGCGACAGCGATCGCTTAATCATCGCCAATCACCCGATCTGGGCCAACCGCTACGGCTATCCCGGTCATCTGAAGCCTTACAGCGACACCTGGGAGGCCAGCGGTAACAACATTGAAGTCAACTTCATGCCGGACTACAAGCACCTGCACGAGGCTGGCTACAACATTCTCGCCTACGACCTGCGCAATTTCGGCCAGAGCGCGGCTGGCAGCGGCGGCGTGATCGGCAACGGAATCCGTGAATATCGCGACGTGATCGGCTCGCTACACTATGTCCGCTCCCGTCCCGATCTCCAGAACATGAAGATCGGTCTGCTCAGCCGCTGCTGCGGCATGAACGCGACTATGGTCGCCATGGCCAGGCATCGTGAGGCGTTCGACAACGTTCGCGCCATCGTCGCGCCGCAACCGATCTCGCTCAGTTCCTTTTATCGCACGATCCTCGGCCATATGGGCATGCCGGAAGCGCTCCCCGACGTGGCCGACGCCTTGCGCCGAACGACAAGCATGGAACTGAAGGATATGGACATGCCACAATATGCCACTGCGGTGGATATCCCGACGCTGCTGCTACAGGTTCGCAACGACACGCTGACGACCCCTGCCGATGTGCAAGCGATGTACGACGCCATGCCAACGGAGCAGAAAGACCTCATCTGGATCGATGGCACCAACCGACGCTTCGATGGCTACAACTACTTATCTGGTAACCCCACGCCGATGCTCGACTGGTTTGGGCGCTTTGTCGTCTGA
- the acnB gene encoding bifunctional aconitate hydratase 2/2-methylisocitrate dehydratase produces the protein MLEEYRKHVADRAALGIVPKPLDATQMAALVELLKHPPAGEEEVLLDLLINRVPPGVDEAAYVKAGFLAAVAKGEATSPLVTPEKAIELLGTMQGGYNIHPLIDALDNDTLAPIAAEALSHTLLMFDNFYDVEEKAKAGNAYAKQVIQSWADAEWFLSRPQLAEKITVTVFKVTGETNTDDLSPAPDAWSRPDIPLHALAMLKNAREGIEPDQPGVVGPIKQIEALNQKGFPLAYVGDVVGTGSSRKSATNSVLWFMGDDIPHVPNKRGGGVVLGGKIAPIFFNTMEDAGALPIEVDVSALNMGDVIDIYPYKGEVRRHDTDEVLATFALKTDVLLDEVRAGGRIPLIIGRGLTSKARESLGLPHSDVFRISKAVEASNKGFSLAQKMVGRACGVAGIRPNEYCEPKMTSVGSQDTTGPMTRDELKDLACLGFSADLVMQSFCHTAAYPKPVDVTTHHTLPDFIMNRGGVSLRPGDGVIHSWLNRMLLPDTVGTGGDSHTRFPIGISFPAGSGLVAFAAATGVMPLDMPESVLVRFKGKMQPGITLRDLVHAIPLYAIKQGLLTVEKKGKKNIFSGRILEIEGLPDLKVEQAFELTDASAERSAAGCTIKLDKAPIIEYLNSNIVLLKWMISEGYGDRRTLERRIQGMEKWLADPQLLEADADAEYAAVIDIDLADIKEPILCAPNDPDDARWLSDVQGEKIDEVFIGSCMTNIGHFRAAGKLLDSHKGQLPTRLWVAPPTKMDAAQLTEEGYYSVFGKSGARIEIPGCSLCMGNQARVADGATVVSTSTRNFPNRLGTGANVYLASAELAAVASLLGRLPTPQEYQAYMEQVDKTAQDTYRYLNFDQLSQYTEKADSVIFQTAV, from the coding sequence GTGCTAGAAGAATATCGTAAGCACGTGGCCGACCGGGCTGCACTGGGGATTGTTCCTAAACCGTTAGATGCCACGCAGATGGCCGCGCTGGTTGAATTACTCAAGCATCCTCCGGCGGGCGAAGAAGAAGTGTTGCTAGATCTGTTGATTAACCGCGTCCCCCCCGGCGTTGATGAAGCCGCATATGTAAAAGCCGGTTTCTTGGCTGCCGTTGCCAAAGGTGAAGCCACTTCCCCGCTGGTCACCCCGGAAAAAGCGATCGAGCTACTGGGCACCATGCAGGGGGGCTATAACATCCATCCACTGATTGATGCGCTTGATAACGACACGCTGGCGCCTATTGCCGCCGAGGCGTTGTCTCATACGTTGCTGATGTTTGACAACTTCTATGATGTAGAAGAAAAAGCGAAAGCGGGCAATGCGTATGCCAAACAAGTGATTCAATCCTGGGCCGACGCCGAGTGGTTCCTGTCCCGCCCGCAACTGGCGGAAAAAATTACCGTAACCGTGTTTAAAGTCACCGGTGAAACGAACACGGATGACCTATCTCCGGCTCCTGATGCCTGGTCGCGCCCGGATATTCCGCTGCACGCACTGGCAATGCTGAAAAATGCCCGCGAAGGTATTGAGCCCGATCAGCCGGGCGTTGTCGGGCCGATCAAACAGATTGAAGCACTGAACCAGAAAGGCTTCCCGCTGGCTTACGTTGGCGACGTCGTAGGGACGGGGTCATCGCGTAAATCGGCGACCAACTCGGTGCTGTGGTTCATGGGCGATGATATCCCCCATGTGCCGAACAAACGCGGTGGCGGTGTGGTGCTGGGTGGTAAAATCGCCCCTATTTTCTTTAATACCATGGAAGACGCGGGTGCGCTGCCGATCGAAGTGGATGTTAGTGCGCTAAATATGGGCGATGTGATTGATATCTACCCCTATAAAGGCGAAGTGCGTCGTCATGACACCGATGAGGTGTTGGCGACATTCGCGCTGAAGACCGATGTCTTGCTAGATGAAGTTCGCGCGGGGGGCCGTATTCCCCTGATCATCGGTCGTGGGCTAACGTCAAAAGCGCGTGAGTCGCTTGGCTTGCCGCATAGCGACGTCTTCCGTATTTCCAAGGCGGTTGAGGCCAGTAATAAAGGCTTCTCTCTGGCGCAGAAAATGGTGGGACGTGCCTGTGGCGTTGCCGGGATCCGTCCGAACGAATATTGTGAACCGAAGATGACCTCTGTCGGCTCACAGGACACCACCGGGCCTATGACCCGCGATGAGCTGAAAGACTTGGCCTGTCTGGGGTTCTCCGCCGATCTGGTGATGCAGTCATTCTGTCATACCGCCGCTTATCCAAAACCTGTCGATGTGACCACGCACCATACGCTGCCTGATTTCATCATGAATCGCGGCGGTGTTTCGCTGCGACCGGGCGACGGCGTGATTCATTCTTGGCTTAACCGTATGCTGCTGCCGGATACCGTAGGAACCGGCGGCGATTCTCATACGCGTTTCCCGATTGGCATCTCCTTCCCGGCAGGCTCTGGGCTGGTGGCGTTTGCTGCCGCGACAGGCGTAATGCCGCTGGATATGCCGGAATCCGTTCTGGTGCGCTTCAAAGGCAAAATGCAGCCGGGCATTACGCTACGCGATCTGGTTCACGCCATTCCGTTGTATGCAATTAAGCAAGGTCTGCTGACCGTTGAGAAGAAAGGCAAAAAGAACATCTTCTCCGGTCGTATTCTGGAGATCGAAGGCCTGCCGGATCTGAAAGTTGAACAAGCGTTTGAACTGACGGATGCCTCGGCGGAACGTTCGGCGGCGGGGTGTACCATCAAGCTGGATAAAGCGCCGATTATCGAATATTTGAACTCCAACATCGTGCTGCTGAAGTGGATGATCTCCGAAGGTTACGGCGATCGCCGTACCTTGGAACGCCGTATTCAGGGGATGGAAAAATGGCTGGCCGATCCACAACTGCTGGAAGCGGATGCCGATGCGGAATACGCCGCGGTGATCGATATCGATCTGGCCGATATTAAAGAGCCGATTCTGTGTGCGCCGAACGATCCTGATGACGCTCGCTGGCTGTCTGACGTGCAGGGCGAGAAGATTGATGAAGTCTTCATCGGTTCCTGTATGACTAACATTGGGCACTTCCGCGCCGCGGGTAAACTGCTTGATAGTCACAAAGGCCAACTGCCGACCCGCCTGTGGGTTGCGCCGCCAACCAAAATGGATGCGGCGCAGTTGACGGAAGAGGGCTACTACAGCGTGTTTGGTAAGAGTGGGGCGCGCATCGAGATCCCCGGCTGCTCGCTGTGCATGGGGAACCAGGCGCGAGTGGCTGATGGTGCCACGGTCGTTTCTACCTCGACGCGTAACTTCCCGAATCGCTTGGGTACGGGCGCCAATGTCTATTTGGCCTCTGCCGAACTGGCGGCTGTCGCGTCACTGCTGGGGCGGTTACCCACACCGCAAGAGTATCAGGCCTATATGGAGCAGGTGGATAAAACCGCGCAGGACACCTATCGCTATTTGAATTTTGACCAGTTAAGTCAATATACGGAAAAAGCCGATAGCGTGATTTTCCAGACTGCCGTCTAA
- a CDS encoding TonB-dependent siderophore receptor has protein sequence MKLPQSRHYLATLIGVGCGMTSFLSAAQTSTIPSAEPASQAQNQAASSAAGDTMVVTAAEQTRQAPGVSVITAEDISKRPPANDLSALIRTMPGVNLSGNSTSGSRGNNRQIDIRGMGPENTLILVDGKPVSSRNAVRYGWRGERDTRGDTNWVPADMVERIEVLRGPAAARYGNGAAGGVVNIITKQPTQEWHGAWNSYMNAPEHRAEGATKRTDFNLMGGLTDNLSFRLFGNVNKTQADAWDINDGHQLNPAVVTVPAGREGVRNKDINGLLRWEFMPQQTLDFEAGFSRQGNIYAGDTENNNGKEDTLANYGQETNRMYRQNFSVTHRGYWDSGINTLSYVQYENTHNTRIFEQLSGGPAGRPVGNDYKTITLNAYTAHSEVNLPFEALFNQTATIGAEWVEQKMRDPASNTQGTSEGGSIGSIADVNRGDKMSARIASIFIEDNIEVTNSTMLTPALRFDHHSIVGNNWSPSLNLSQQLGDDFTLKMGIARAYKAPNLYQLNPNYLLYSRGNGCYGGGSCYLMGTHDLNAETSINKEVGIEFNRDGYQAGITYFRNDYRNKIESGMTLRGNAVGGTGNYTNSNIYQWENIPKALVEGLEGTVNIPVTETISWNNNLTWMLRSENKTTGDRLSITPEFTLNSSVSWQATDNLSFLTDVTWYGRQQPKKLNYKGEPTSGYDRHEVSPYAIFGLSTTYDVNKYASVTAGVENLFDKRQFRAGNAQSLNNNGAGAGAATYNEPGRTFFISVNTSF, from the coding sequence ATGAAACTACCACAATCGCGCCATTATCTGGCGACGCTTATTGGCGTTGGCTGCGGAATGACGTCGTTCCTGAGTGCGGCGCAGACCTCGACCATTCCTTCAGCAGAACCTGCCTCTCAGGCGCAAAATCAGGCCGCCAGCAGTGCGGCGGGCGATACGATGGTCGTGACAGCCGCAGAGCAAACTCGTCAGGCACCGGGCGTGTCGGTAATCACTGCGGAAGATATCAGCAAACGCCCGCCCGCTAACGACCTGTCGGCGCTGATTCGCACCATGCCCGGCGTCAACTTATCCGGTAACTCAACCAGCGGTTCTCGCGGTAATAATCGACAGATCGATATCCGCGGTATGGGGCCGGAAAATACGCTGATTCTGGTGGATGGCAAGCCGGTTTCCAGCCGCAATGCTGTACGCTATGGCTGGCGCGGCGAGCGCGATACCCGTGGCGACACTAACTGGGTGCCCGCCGATATGGTCGAACGTATTGAAGTGCTGCGTGGCCCTGCGGCGGCACGTTATGGGAATGGTGCCGCGGGCGGCGTGGTCAATATCATCACCAAACAGCCGACGCAGGAGTGGCACGGCGCGTGGAATAGTTATATGAATGCGCCTGAGCACCGTGCTGAGGGGGCGACTAAGCGCACAGATTTCAACCTGATGGGAGGGTTAACGGATAACCTAAGTTTCCGCTTGTTCGGTAATGTTAATAAAACGCAGGCCGATGCTTGGGATATCAACGACGGTCATCAACTGAATCCTGCGGTGGTCACTGTCCCGGCAGGGCGAGAAGGTGTGCGTAATAAAGATATCAACGGTCTATTGCGTTGGGAATTTATGCCGCAGCAGACGCTGGACTTTGAAGCGGGTTTCAGTCGTCAGGGCAATATTTATGCAGGAGACACTGAGAACAATAATGGCAAGGAAGATACGCTGGCGAACTACGGTCAGGAAACGAACCGCATGTATCGACAAAATTTTTCCGTTACCCATCGCGGTTATTGGGACAGCGGCATTAATACGCTTTCCTATGTTCAGTATGAAAATACACATAATACGCGTATTTTCGAGCAGTTATCGGGGGGGCCGGCTGGCAGACCCGTAGGAAATGACTACAAAACGATTACGCTCAATGCCTATACCGCGCATAGTGAGGTGAATCTTCCGTTTGAAGCACTGTTTAATCAGACTGCGACTATTGGTGCCGAATGGGTTGAACAGAAGATGCGCGATCCGGCGTCTAATACGCAGGGAACCTCGGAAGGTGGCAGCATCGGTTCAATCGCAGATGTGAATCGTGGCGATAAAATGTCAGCACGCATTGCGTCTATTTTTATCGAAGACAATATCGAAGTGACTAACAGTACGATGCTGACACCCGCATTACGTTTTGATCATCACAGCATCGTTGGTAATAACTGGAGCCCGTCACTGAACCTGTCGCAACAACTGGGCGACGATTTCACGTTGAAAATGGGGATTGCCCGTGCTTATAAAGCGCCAAACCTCTATCAGTTGAATCCAAACTATCTGCTATATAGCCGCGGTAACGGCTGTTATGGCGGCGGTTCGTGCTATCTGATGGGAACCCATGACCTGAATGCGGAAACCAGCATTAATAAGGAAGTCGGTATTGAATTTAACCGTGACGGTTATCAGGCTGGCATCACCTATTTCCGTAACGATTACCGCAACAAAATTGAGTCGGGTATGACCTTGAGAGGGAATGCGGTTGGCGGAACAGGAAACTATACCAATTCTAATATTTATCAGTGGGAAAATATTCCTAAAGCGCTGGTGGAAGGGTTGGAAGGTACGGTAAACATCCCAGTGACAGAGACGATTAGTTGGAATAACAATCTCACCTGGATGTTGCGTTCGGAAAATAAAACCACAGGCGATCGTCTGTCGATCACGCCGGAATTCACACTGAATTCCTCTGTCAGTTGGCAAGCAACTGACAATCTCTCCTTCCTGACAGACGTGACGTGGTATGGACGGCAACAGCCGAAAAAACTGAACTATAAAGGAGAGCCCACCAGCGGTTACGACCGACATGAGGTTAGCCCCTATGCTATTTTCGGCTTGAGTACGACTTATGACGTTAACAAGTACGCTAGCGTTACGGCTGGTGTGGAGAATCTGTTCGATAAACGTCAATTCCGTGCCGGTAATGCGCAGAGCCTTAATAACAATGGCGCGGGCGCGGGTGCCGCGACCTACAACGAACCGGGGCGGACTTTCTTTATTAGCGTAAATACCTCGTTCTAA
- a CDS encoding helix-turn-helix transcriptional regulator produces MRNFTRSSKPIYKDHIVQQSSLVANNYRFIGPRLIDNVPVLFGSFSVVQLNPYLILHTADVVNRHNMKSQNMLDDGIKLAIVVSGNAHISFGHRELHLGEGQPASLIALTEPTMFTRIGKRDEYERTITLTFDREWLYGNMLDTVSDWQAIYDFTQTHLATHLWKPSQQARAIALQTLNAEPCQTPLQRLYLETQCTHLIIEAFTSLIASAAQEKRSGMTLRSYHRIEQIREMLESGRADHLSLCEIAKSVNMSESTLQRHFRQTFKMSVFEYLRNCRLQRAMLALQKDGISIAQAASIAGYNSPANFATALRRAFGITPKQLKDRF; encoded by the coding sequence GTGCGCAACTTCACTCGGTCATCAAAGCCGATCTACAAAGATCATATTGTTCAGCAATCAAGTTTGGTCGCGAATAATTACCGGTTTATCGGCCCTCGGCTGATCGATAATGTACCCGTGCTATTCGGGTCGTTCAGCGTCGTGCAACTCAATCCCTATCTGATCCTGCATACAGCGGATGTGGTGAATCGCCATAATATGAAGAGCCAAAACATGCTGGATGACGGGATCAAACTTGCGATTGTGGTAAGCGGTAATGCACATATCTCTTTTGGTCATCGGGAATTGCATTTAGGTGAGGGCCAGCCAGCCTCGCTGATTGCACTGACGGAACCGACAATGTTTACCCGTATCGGCAAGCGAGATGAATATGAACGAACCATAACGCTAACGTTCGATCGAGAATGGCTGTACGGCAATATGCTGGATACGGTTAGCGACTGGCAGGCTATCTACGATTTCACACAAACGCACCTGGCAACACACCTCTGGAAGCCGTCCCAGCAGGCGCGGGCGATAGCGTTACAAACGTTGAATGCGGAGCCTTGCCAAACGCCACTGCAACGCCTCTATCTCGAAACCCAGTGCACCCACCTGATTATCGAAGCGTTTACGTCACTGATCGCGAGTGCGGCACAGGAGAAGCGTAGCGGCATGACTCTGCGTAGCTATCACCGTATTGAGCAGATTCGCGAGATGCTGGAAAGCGGCCGCGCCGATCACCTTTCGCTGTGCGAAATCGCCAAAAGCGTCAACATGAGTGAAAGCACGCTACAGCGCCACTTCCGCCAGACGTTCAAAATGAGCGTGTTTGAATATCTGCGTAACTGCCGCTTACAGCGCGCCATGCTGGCCTTGCAGAAAGATGGCATCAGTATTGCGCAGGCGGCCAGCATTGCGGGTTACAACAGCCCCGCCAATTTTGCTACGGCTCTGCGGCGCGCCTTCGGTATCACCCCGAAGCAGCTTAAAGATCGCTTCTGA